From the Plectropomus leopardus isolate mb chromosome 18, YSFRI_Pleo_2.0, whole genome shotgun sequence genome, one window contains:
- the rab42a gene encoding LOW QUALITY PROTEIN: ras-related protein Rab-42a (The sequence of the model RefSeq protein was modified relative to this genomic sequence to represent the inferred CDS: deleted 1 base in 1 codon) gives MIAALALCSPSLPEQKARQQQREPQQQQPGLHVNTPRAGLCFSRAPLVAPPSSHAMDILWQYQFRIILLGDSTVGKSSLLKRFTDGIYSDVADPTVGVDFYARSLDIEPGVKIKLQLWDTAGQERFRSITTSYYRNSVGGLLVFDLTNRKTFDHVREWHKEVSEHILPHHMVYILIGHKSDLNKDRKVSRDEAEQLAADLGIRYVETSAKCNSNVDRAFELLTKDIYELMKMGEIVTRDGWDGVKSGLTAKVLYPADDEEELATAVAEKGCHC, from the exons ATGATTGCTGCGCTCGCGCTGTGCTCCCCGTCTCTTCCTGAGCAGAAGGCAAGGCAGCAGCAGCGCGAGCCGCAGCAACAGCAGCCGGGGCTTCATGTAAACACGCCGCGCGCAGGGCTTTGTTTCTCGCGCGCTCCTCTGGTGGCA CCCCCCTCTAGTCATGCCATGGATATTTTGTGGCAATACCAGTTCAGAATCATTTTACTCGGGGATTCGACGGTGGGGAAGTCGTCGTTGCTGAAACGCTTCACGGACGGGATTTACAGCGATGTGGCGGATCCCACGGTCGGGGTTGATTTCTATGCCCGCTCGCTTGACATCGAACCCGGGGTGAAAATCAAGCTTCAGCTCTGGGACACGGCTGGACAGGAGCGATTCAG gtcCATCACGACATCATACTACCGTAACTCTGTGGGCGGGCTACTAGTCTTTGATCTCACCAATCGCAAGACCTTCGACCATGTGCGGGAGTGGCACAAAGAGGTGAGTGAGCACATCTTGCCTCACCACATGGTCTACATCCTCATTGGCCACAAGAGTGATCTCAACAAGGACCGCAAGGTGAGCCGGGACGAAGCGGAGCAGCTGGCGGCCGATCTGGGCATCCGCTACGTGGAGACATCGGCCAAGTGCAACAGCAACGTGGACCGGGCCTTTGAGCTGCTGACCAAGGACATCTACGAGCTGATGAAGATGGGGGAGATTGTCACCCGCGACGGCTGGGACGGGGTGAAGAGCGGCCTCACCGCCAAGGTCCTCTACCCGGCCGACGACGAAGAGGAACTAGCTACCGCCGTCGCTGAAAAGGGCTGCCACTGCTGA